The Longimicrobiales bacterium genome has a window encoding:
- a CDS encoding serine hydrolase: MTRRRPWGAGSAGIVTRRCRWHGAALLALLAFSGCAHRAPVPIAPPERVAAAERLVATAPEVVGMHPGLGALLDSLVETGIAEGAAPGAALAVGRYGRIVHLDAYGRIDTAAASAPVTDSTLFDMASLTKVVATTTAAMILEEEGRLDLDRPVRDFLPGLDAPEKAAITVRMLLTHSGGFISGAPLWRDAPGRAAFLRSMNERPLAYTPGDSTIYSDWDLILTGWIIEEITERPLDVFLQERVWGPLGMRDTGFNPLADVAVRAGEHCTVTHRIGHPLLPRVAATEQDTVYRHRPIHGIVHDENACALGGVAGHAGLFSSARDLAVFAQMMLNGGSYSGVRILDANTIARWTARQNPRSSRALGWDTPSPGATAGRYFSPRSFGHTGFTGTSMWMDPERGVFVVLLTNRVNPTRQNFRHEPLRRDLADAVQAAILDAPLVEWRPARR; encoded by the coding sequence ATGACTCGGCGGCGTCCGTGGGGTGCCGGTAGCGCAGGCATCGTGACGCGGCGCTGCCGGTGGCATGGCGCGGCGCTCCTCGCTCTGCTTGCGTTCTCCGGGTGTGCGCATCGTGCTCCGGTACCGATTGCGCCACCGGAGCGGGTGGCGGCGGCGGAACGCCTCGTGGCGACCGCGCCGGAGGTCGTGGGGATGCACCCGGGGCTGGGGGCGCTGCTCGACTCGCTGGTCGAGACGGGTATCGCCGAGGGGGCGGCGCCGGGTGCCGCGCTGGCCGTAGGCCGGTACGGACGCATCGTTCACCTGGATGCGTACGGCCGCATCGATACGGCCGCTGCGTCGGCACCCGTGACGGATTCGACGCTGTTCGACATGGCGTCGCTGACGAAGGTGGTCGCCACGACAACGGCTGCGATGATCCTCGAGGAGGAAGGCCGTCTCGATCTCGACCGGCCGGTGCGCGACTTCCTTCCCGGGCTGGACGCACCGGAGAAGGCCGCCATCACCGTACGGATGCTGCTCACGCACAGCGGTGGCTTCATCTCGGGCGCTCCGTTGTGGCGCGATGCCCCGGGGCGTGCGGCGTTCCTGCGCAGCATGAACGAGCGCCCGCTGGCCTACACGCCCGGCGACAGCACCATCTACAGCGACTGGGACCTGATCCTGACGGGCTGGATCATCGAGGAAATCACGGAGCGTCCGCTCGACGTGTTCCTCCAGGAGCGGGTGTGGGGTCCGCTCGGCATGCGCGACACCGGCTTCAACCCGCTGGCCGACGTGGCCGTGCGCGCGGGCGAGCACTGCACGGTCACACACCGGATCGGGCACCCGCTGCTGCCGCGCGTCGCGGCGACCGAGCAGGATACGGTGTACCGGCACCGGCCGATCCACGGCATTGTGCACGACGAGAATGCGTGCGCGCTCGGTGGCGTGGCCGGCCACGCCGGCCTCTTCTCCTCGGCACGCGATCTCGCCGTGTTCGCGCAGATGATGCTGAACGGCGGCTCCTACAGTGGCGTGCGTATCCTGGACGCGAATACCATCGCGCGATGGACAGCGCGGCAGAACCCGCGCTCGAGCCGCGCTCTCGGATGGGATACGCCGTCGCCGGGCGCTACCGCCGGCCGCTACTTCTCACCGCGCTCGTTCGGCCACACGGGGTTCACCGGCACGAGCATGTGGATGGATCCGGAACGCGGCGTGTTCGTGGTGCTGCTCACGAACCGCGTCAACCCCACGCGCCAGAACTTCCGGCATGAACCGCTGCGCCGCGACCTTGCGGACGCGGTGCAGGCTGCGATTCTCGATGCGCCTCTTGTGGAGTGGCGGCCGGCCCGACGCTGA
- a CDS encoding citrate synthase, whose product MADSLTITDNRTGKQYELPIQYGTYPDYGAAISGIDLRQIKASDDDFGLLSYDPAFMNTASCKSAVTFIDGDRGILRYRGYEISELATKSTFLEVAYLLLNGELPTKDALDDWMQRITHSTLFHENIKKFIDGFHHDAHPMGMLVSTVAALSTFYPEAKNIGDADVRSKQIVRLIAKLPTIAAFIYRHSIGRHYVYPDNDLSYTGNFLSMMFRLMDRKYEPNPVLEKALDVLFILHADHEQNCSANAMRSVGSSHADPYVSVAAATAALYGPLHGGANEQVLRMLHEIGSADRVPEYIQRAKKGEFRLMGFGHRVYKNYDPRARILKAMADEVLDVTGRSPLLDLAMELERIALEDEYFVERKLYPNVDFYSGIIYQAMGFPVDMFPVLFAIPRTAGWLAQWQEMLTDNDQKIARPRQVYTGSDTREYVAIGRR is encoded by the coding sequence ATGGCGGATTCGCTGACCATCACCGACAATCGCACGGGGAAGCAGTACGAACTCCCGATCCAGTACGGAACCTACCCGGACTATGGCGCAGCCATCTCCGGGATCGACCTGCGCCAGATCAAGGCGAGCGACGATGACTTCGGCCTGCTGAGCTACGATCCGGCGTTCATGAACACCGCGTCGTGCAAGAGCGCGGTCACGTTCATTGATGGCGACCGCGGCATCCTGCGCTATCGCGGTTACGAGATCAGCGAGCTGGCGACGAAGAGCACGTTCCTCGAAGTCGCGTACCTGCTGCTGAACGGCGAGCTGCCGACGAAGGACGCGCTCGACGACTGGATGCAGCGCATCACGCATTCGACGCTGTTCCACGAGAACATCAAGAAGTTCATCGACGGCTTCCATCACGACGCGCATCCGATGGGCATGCTGGTGAGCACGGTCGCGGCGCTGTCGACGTTCTATCCGGAAGCGAAGAACATCGGCGATGCCGATGTCCGCTCCAAGCAGATCGTGCGCCTGATTGCGAAGCTGCCGACGATTGCGGCATTCATCTACCGCCACAGCATTGGCCGCCACTACGTCTACCCCGACAACGACCTCAGCTACACGGGCAATTTCCTGAGCATGATGTTCCGGCTGATGGACAGGAAGTACGAGCCGAACCCGGTGCTCGAGAAGGCGCTCGATGTGCTGTTCATCCTGCACGCGGACCACGAGCAGAACTGCAGCGCAAACGCCATGCGCAGCGTCGGGAGCTCGCACGCGGACCCGTACGTGTCCGTCGCCGCGGCGACCGCTGCGCTCTACGGCCCGCTGCACGGCGGCGCCAACGAGCAGGTGCTGCGCATGCTGCACGAGATCGGCTCGGCCGATCGTGTGCCGGAGTACATACAGCGCGCCAAGAAGGGCGAGTTCCGCCTGATGGGATTCGGCCATCGCGTCTACAAGAACTACGACCCGCGCGCTCGCATCCTGAAGGCGATGGCGGACGAGGTGCTGGACGTCACGGGACGCAGCCCGCTGCTCGACCTGGCGATGGAGCTGGAGCGGATCGCGCTGGAGGACGAGTACTTCGTCGAGCGGAAGCTCTACCCGAACGTCGACTTCTACTCCGGCATCATCTATCAGGCGATGGGCTTCCCCGTCGACATGTTCCCGGTGCTCTTCGCCATTCCGCGCACGGCCGGCTGGCTGGCGCAGTGGCAGGAGATGCTGACGGACAACGACCAGAAGATCGCGCGGCCGAGGCAGGTCTACACGGGATCCGACACGCGCGAATACGTGGCGATCGGTCGTCGTTGA
- a CDS encoding family 20 glycosylhydrolase: MRSALPLAVPALLALLAGPAAAQSGGTAASVPTAAAAAEPLPARYPLVPWPAVLEPGPGEFRIDAATRIALGDDNAELRAIARDLAVALHDATGVAVPVGAPGGGSTIELRIDGTVAQPEGYRLVVTPAGITLSAAAPIGLFYGVQTLRQLLPAASPAARAIPAVSIEDAPRFQYRGMHLDVGRHFFPVSFIKRYIDLLATYKINTFHWHLTEDQGWRIQIERYPRLTEVGAFRRETVVGHGGRDVPLQYDGKRYGGFYTQDEIRDVVAHAAARYVTIIPEIELPGHSVAALAAYPELACTQGPFEVMTKWGVSEDIYCPTEQTFEFLQNVLTEVMALFPGEYIHIGGDEAPKKRWEESPVAQEVIRRERLADEHELQSWFIRRIETFLNANGRKLIGWDEIMDGGLSPTATMMFWRNWATVPVGPDSTRVSAAKVAASRGNDIIMTPNNVMYFDHYQADPAGEPLAFGGLSTLHDVYAYEPVPVDFTPDEASRVIGAQANMWTEYITTSDHAEYMLLPRMLALAEVVWSPRYARDWASFAQRVPPQLRRLDALDVNYRRPYDGTLATLSPRVTASGGATPARATPAAADRPRVIGYLASWGVRSKGLRIRSIAGDRLTHIFYAFGDVTEDGTAALGDPCLDIGRCEPGAAPPNAAPGGNFADLMELKRRFPHLRLMISLGGWGGSQWFSDAAATPAGRQKLVASTIDVFLRPYPGLFDGVDVDWEFPVSGGIPENRTSPDDRRNFTLLMEEYRRQLDALGAADNRRYELAMAASARPAEIANLELDRLAGVLDFINVMTYDYHSVDTIAHFNAPLRAGPHDPTPALTVDASMNAFLDAGVPAHQLVVGVPFYGRGYGGVAGEDNGLFQRGSRSDAGDYGEVDYREIVRRRPAEHGFRRYWHADAQVPWLYNADTRVFFSYDGPDGVRAKADYVRAHGFGGIMFWELGGDDGTLLRVIDSVFDQ, from the coding sequence ATGAGATCCGCATTACCGCTGGCCGTCCCCGCGCTCCTGGCCCTTCTCGCCGGACCCGCTGCGGCGCAGTCCGGCGGCACGGCTGCCTCCGTACCGACTGCGGCGGCGGCAGCCGAACCGCTGCCGGCACGCTATCCCCTCGTGCCGTGGCCCGCCGTTCTGGAGCCGGGACCCGGCGAGTTCCGCATCGATGCCGCCACGCGCATCGCCCTCGGCGATGACAACGCCGAGCTCCGCGCCATCGCCCGCGATCTCGCCGTCGCCCTGCACGACGCGACCGGCGTCGCCGTCCCCGTGGGCGCGCCCGGCGGCGGCAGCACGATCGAGCTGCGGATTGACGGGACGGTCGCGCAGCCGGAGGGCTACCGCCTGGTCGTGACGCCGGCGGGGATCACACTGTCGGCTGCGGCTCCCATCGGCCTCTTCTACGGCGTCCAGACGCTGCGGCAGCTCCTGCCGGCAGCGTCGCCGGCGGCGCGAGCGATTCCGGCGGTATCCATCGAGGATGCCCCGCGCTTCCAGTACCGCGGCATGCACCTCGACGTCGGCCGGCATTTCTTCCCGGTCTCGTTCATCAAGCGATACATCGACCTGCTGGCCACGTACAAGATCAACACGTTCCACTGGCATCTCACGGAGGATCAGGGCTGGCGCATCCAGATCGAGCGCTATCCGCGGCTGACGGAGGTCGGCGCATTCCGCCGTGAGACCGTCGTGGGCCATGGCGGGCGCGATGTCCCGCTCCAGTACGACGGCAAGCGATACGGCGGCTTCTATACGCAGGACGAAATACGCGACGTCGTGGCACACGCCGCTGCGCGCTACGTGACGATCATCCCGGAGATCGAGCTGCCCGGCCATTCCGTCGCGGCGCTCGCCGCGTACCCCGAGCTGGCCTGCACGCAGGGCCCGTTCGAGGTGATGACGAAGTGGGGCGTATCCGAGGACATCTACTGTCCGACGGAGCAGACGTTCGAGTTCCTGCAGAACGTGCTGACGGAAGTAATGGCGCTGTTCCCGGGCGAGTACATCCACATCGGCGGCGATGAGGCGCCGAAGAAGCGGTGGGAAGAGAGCCCGGTCGCGCAGGAGGTCATCCGCCGCGAGCGCCTCGCCGATGAGCACGAGCTGCAGAGCTGGTTCATCCGCCGCATCGAGACGTTCCTCAATGCGAACGGACGCAAGCTCATCGGCTGGGACGAGATCATGGACGGCGGTCTGTCGCCCACGGCGACGATGATGTTCTGGCGCAACTGGGCCACGGTACCGGTCGGACCGGACTCGACACGGGTCAGTGCCGCGAAGGTGGCCGCCAGTCGCGGCAACGACATCATCATGACGCCGAACAATGTGATGTACTTCGATCACTACCAGGCCGACCCGGCCGGTGAGCCGCTCGCGTTTGGCGGGTTATCCACGCTGCACGACGTATATGCCTACGAGCCGGTGCCCGTGGACTTCACGCCGGACGAGGCGAGTCGCGTCATTGGAGCGCAGGCCAACATGTGGACGGAGTACATCACGACGTCGGACCACGCCGAGTACATGCTGCTGCCGCGCATGCTGGCGCTCGCGGAAGTGGTGTGGTCGCCGCGGTACGCGCGCGACTGGGCGTCGTTCGCGCAGCGTGTCCCGCCGCAGCTCCGTCGCCTCGATGCCCTCGACGTCAACTACCGCCGGCCCTATGACGGCACACTCGCGACGCTATCGCCCCGCGTAACGGCATCGGGCGGCGCGACGCCCGCGCGCGCGACGCCCGCGGCTGCGGATCGGCCCCGTGTCATCGGCTATCTCGCGTCCTGGGGCGTGCGCTCGAAGGGGCTCCGGATACGCTCCATCGCCGGTGACCGCCTCACGCACATCTTCTATGCGTTCGGCGATGTCACGGAGGACGGGACCGCCGCGCTCGGTGATCCATGTCTCGACATCGGCCGCTGCGAACCAGGCGCCGCGCCGCCGAATGCTGCGCCAGGCGGGAATTTCGCGGACCTGATGGAACTGAAGCGCCGCTTCCCGCACCTCCGCCTGATGATTTCGCTCGGCGGCTGGGGCGGCTCGCAGTGGTTCTCCGATGCGGCCGCAACGCCGGCCGGCCGGCAGAAACTCGTCGCATCCACGATCGACGTGTTCCTGCGGCCTTACCCCGGCCTGTTCGATGGTGTCGATGTCGACTGGGAGTTCCCGGTGTCCGGCGGGATCCCGGAGAACCGCACGAGCCCGGACGATCGGCGCAATTTCACGCTGCTGATGGAGGAATATCGCCGGCAGCTGGATGCCCTCGGTGCCGCCGACAACCGGCGTTACGAGCTGGCCATGGCGGCGTCGGCGCGACCCGCGGAGATCGCCAATCTGGAGCTGGACCGGCTCGCCGGCGTGCTCGACTTCATCAATGTCATGACGTACGACTATCACTCGGTTGACACGATCGCTCATTTCAATGCGCCGTTGCGGGCTGGGCCCCATGATCCAACCCCTGCGCTGACGGTCGATGCATCGATGAACGCTTTCCTCGACGCGGGCGTGCCAGCACATCAGCTGGTGGTCGGTGTGCCGTTCTATGGCCGCGGTTATGGCGGTGTCGCCGGCGAAGACAACGGCCTGTTCCAGCGCGGCTCACGCAGCGACGCCGGAGATTACGGCGAGGTGGATTATCGCGAGATCGTGCGGCGCCGGCCCGCGGAGCATGGATTCCGCCGTTACTGGCATGCGGATGCGCAGGTGCCGTGGCTGTACAACGCCGACACGCGCGTCTTCTTCAGCTATGACGGACCGGATGGTGTGCGGGCGAAGGCGGATTACGTCCGTGCCCACGGCTTCGGCGGCATCATGTTCTGGGAGCTGGGCGGCGATGATGGCACGCTGCTGCGTGTGATCGACTCGGTATTCGACCAGTGA
- a CDS encoding SDR family oxidoreductase, with translation MKLAGSTAIVTGSDSGIGQAIAAELAVAGADVCVTYHTDEDGAKETAGMVEAAGRRAVLVQVDVREEKEVERMFDRTIRELGTPDILVNNAAVNADGTHVVDMEAKAWDNVLRTNLYGPFFACRRFIRERRSAGGGGRIINVTSVHEEIPMLGAGAYDASKGGLRLLTRTLALEVAPDRITVNNIAPGMILTPMNQEALEDPEAREEQTRSIPWKRAGRPEEVAKLAVYLASTDADYVTGSSFFIDGGLRMMMGQGA, from the coding sequence ATGAAGTTGGCGGGGAGCACGGCGATCGTGACGGGATCCGACTCGGGAATCGGTCAGGCGATAGCGGCGGAGCTGGCAGTGGCGGGCGCCGACGTATGCGTCACGTATCACACGGACGAGGATGGCGCGAAGGAAACGGCGGGCATGGTGGAGGCCGCCGGTCGGCGCGCAGTGCTCGTGCAGGTGGATGTGCGCGAGGAGAAGGAGGTCGAGCGGATGTTCGATCGCACGATCCGGGAGCTCGGCACACCGGACATCCTCGTGAACAACGCGGCGGTGAACGCCGACGGCACGCACGTGGTGGACATGGAGGCGAAGGCGTGGGACAATGTGCTGCGCACGAACCTGTACGGTCCATTCTTCGCCTGCCGCCGGTTCATCCGTGAGCGCCGGTCCGCGGGCGGCGGCGGACGCATCATCAACGTGACGTCAGTCCACGAAGAGATCCCAATGCTCGGTGCGGGTGCCTACGACGCCAGCAAGGGAGGGCTCCGCCTGCTCACGCGCACGCTCGCACTCGAGGTGGCTCCCGATCGGATAACCGTCAACAACATCGCACCGGGCATGATACTCACGCCCATGAACCAGGAAGCGCTCGAGGATCCGGAAGCCCGCGAAGAGCAGACGCGCAGCATCCCGTGGAAGCGCGCGGGCCGGCCCGAGGAAGTTGCGAAACTGGCCGTGTACCTCGCGTCGACCGACGCGGATTACGTGACGGGCTCGAGCTTCTTCATCGATGGCGGGCTGCGCATGATGATGGGACAGGGCGCCTGA
- a CDS encoding serine hydrolase has translation MRRRTVVLSSALAIVLLAGFAGTRAAGPVARPALGFVAKVVCSGVFLGGVTPDQALSDLPDEPIAQLIRTRVDTASRSVSASLPLVAKRHAVYRDGLGCTLVSRTDPAALAHRVPPPADPAAPGRSPAGPAASRPVPPDAGADRATLWPHGETVDAAAAAAVSGLDAARLNTLIEDSFTEPDPALKRRTRAIVIVHGGRIVAERYAEGFGPASRFTGWSMTKSVTNALVGILAGRNALDIDADRLRPEWRSPGDPRAAITLHDLLTMSSGLAFHESYAPTGAVPRMLFDSHDAAATAAASPLAHEPGTVWSYSSGTSNIVSALVRDAFATDDEYLAFPRRALFDRIGMTSAVIEPDPSGTFVGSSFMYATARDWARFGLLFLQDGVWDGERILPAGWVHYSVTPAPAAPAGRYGAHWWLNAGEPADTTRRTWPDLPRDIYYASGFDGQFVVVVPSHDLVVVRLGVTPDGRAWRLGTFLRGVLDIVEDGASP, from the coding sequence ATGCGTCGCCGCACTGTCGTCCTCTCCTCGGCCCTTGCGATCGTCCTCCTGGCCGGCTTCGCGGGCACGCGTGCTGCCGGGCCCGTGGCACGGCCGGCGCTCGGATTCGTCGCAAAAGTGGTCTGCTCCGGCGTCTTCCTCGGTGGCGTCACCCCGGATCAGGCGCTGTCCGATCTGCCGGACGAACCGATCGCGCAGCTGATCCGGACCCGAGTCGATACGGCGAGTCGCAGCGTCAGCGCTTCGCTGCCACTCGTGGCGAAGAGGCATGCCGTGTACCGCGATGGGCTCGGCTGTACCCTCGTGTCGCGCACTGATCCGGCGGCCCTGGCGCACCGGGTCCCCCCGCCTGCTGATCCGGCAGCGCCGGGCCGCTCACCAGCGGGCCCGGCGGCGAGCAGGCCGGTGCCGCCGGACGCGGGAGCCGACCGCGCCACGCTGTGGCCGCACGGCGAGACCGTCGACGCCGCCGCCGCGGCAGCCGTCAGTGGCCTCGACGCTGCTCGATTGAACACCCTCATCGAAGATTCCTTCACGGAGCCGGACCCGGCGCTGAAGCGCAGGACCCGCGCGATCGTCATCGTGCATGGCGGTCGTATCGTGGCTGAGCGCTACGCGGAGGGATTTGGCCCCGCGAGCCGCTTCACGGGCTGGTCAATGACGAAGAGTGTGACGAACGCACTCGTCGGGATACTCGCCGGACGGAATGCCCTCGACATCGACGCGGACCGGTTGCGCCCCGAGTGGCGTTCGCCGGGTGACCCGCGCGCCGCCATAACGCTGCACGACCTCCTCACCATGAGCAGCGGCCTTGCGTTCCACGAGAGTTACGCGCCGACGGGGGCGGTGCCCCGGATGCTGTTCGACTCGCACGACGCCGCCGCCACGGCCGCTGCCAGCCCGCTCGCACACGAGCCGGGAACGGTCTGGTCCTACTCGAGCGGGACATCGAACATCGTGTCTGCCCTGGTGCGCGACGCATTCGCGACCGATGACGAATACCTTGCGTTCCCGCGACGCGCGCTTTTCGACCGCATCGGAATGACGAGCGCCGTAATCGAGCCGGATCCGTCCGGTACGTTCGTCGGATCGTCGTTCATGTACGCGACCGCGCGCGACTGGGCGCGGTTCGGCCTGCTTTTCCTGCAGGACGGTGTCTGGGACGGCGAGCGCATCCTGCCCGCAGGGTGGGTGCACTACAGCGTGACCCCCGCCCCGGCCGCACCAGCGGGAAGGTATGGCGCACACTGGTGGCTGAACGCAGGCGAGCCGGCAGACACGACGCGGCGGACCTGGCCAGACCTGCCGCGCGACATCTATTATGCCAGTGGATTCGATGGGCAGTTCGTCGTGGTCGTGCCATCGCACGATCTGGTCGTGGTGCGGCTGGGCGTCACGCCCGACGGCCGCGCATGGCGGTTGGGCACGTTTCTGCGCGGCGTACTCGATATCGTCGAAGACGGCGCCAGCCCATGA
- a CDS encoding CBS domain-containing protein, translated as MRVRDLLRRKAGTVITVRESDTLATAVHRLIEHGVGGVAVVNDAGTLTGFVSEREVVEVLSRYSGDVRNLHVANAMRRAAVCAPDDNVTDVMQRMTSERLRHFVAVDGGSPVGVISVGDIVKQRLVELELEAGVLRDYVAGQRAG; from the coding sequence ATGCGCGTAAGAGATCTGTTGCGGAGAAAGGCAGGGACCGTCATCACCGTCCGGGAGAGCGATACGCTCGCAACAGCGGTCCACCGCCTGATCGAGCACGGTGTAGGTGGTGTGGCGGTCGTAAACGATGCCGGCACACTGACGGGGTTCGTCAGTGAGCGGGAGGTCGTCGAGGTGCTGAGCCGGTACTCGGGTGATGTGCGCAATCTGCACGTTGCGAACGCGATGCGGCGTGCGGCCGTGTGCGCTCCGGACGATAACGTGACGGACGTGATGCAGCGCATGACGTCCGAGCGGCTGCGCCATTTCGTCGCAGTGGATGGCGGCAGCCCGGTCGGCGTCATCTCGGTCGGTGACATCGTGAAGCAGCGCCTGGTCGAGCTGGAGCTGGAGGCGGGCGTTCTGCGGGACTACGTCGCCGGCCAGCGCGCCGGGTGA
- a CDS encoding serine hydrolase: MSRRAGPLLTAVLCACGVGDSPAADRGAIEARTAQADPVRPPSRGLDSLLLEQAFESAAGLPRLHSLLVARHGELVREAYFGNRGRGGRANIKSASKSIISALVGIAIEEGHLEGLDQRVAPFFPSLIPDHADPRLHEITIGNLLSMQAGLEPTSGRNYGQWVNSNNWVRFALTRPFADDPGGRMQYSTGSSHLLSAILTQATGMSTLEYARSRLARPLGIELAAWPRDPQGVYFGGNDMYLRPADLLKFGELYRNGGRHEGAQIVPEEWVRQSWVRRTSSRYNGHGYGLGWWMRSARGHDIYFAWGYGGQYAFLVPSLELTVVTTSDAVSPREGDHNRALHRLVTDVLIPAAEQGGVVAAPADPS, translated from the coding sequence TTGAGTCGCAGAGCCGGCCCCCTCCTGACTGCCGTCCTCTGTGCCTGCGGTGTTGGGGATTCCCCCGCCGCGGACCGGGGCGCAATCGAGGCGCGCACGGCTCAGGCGGATCCGGTTCGGCCGCCTTCGCGTGGCCTGGACAGCCTCCTGCTCGAGCAGGCGTTCGAGAGTGCTGCCGGGCTGCCGCGACTGCACTCGCTGCTGGTGGCGCGACACGGCGAGCTGGTGCGGGAGGCATACTTCGGCAATCGCGGGCGCGGCGGCCGGGCGAACATCAAGTCGGCCTCCAAGAGCATCATCTCGGCCCTCGTTGGAATTGCGATCGAAGAGGGCCACCTCGAAGGGCTCGATCAGCGCGTCGCGCCCTTTTTTCCGTCTCTCATCCCGGACCACGCGGATCCGCGTCTGCATGAGATCACGATCGGCAATCTGCTGTCGATGCAGGCGGGCCTGGAACCCACGTCCGGGCGCAATTACGGACAGTGGGTGAACAGCAACAACTGGGTGCGGTTCGCGCTGACGCGACCGTTCGCGGACGATCCTGGAGGTCGCATGCAGTACAGCACGGGCAGCTCACACCTGCTGTCCGCAATCCTCACTCAGGCGACGGGCATGAGCACACTCGAGTACGCGCGCAGCCGGCTCGCCCGCCCGCTCGGCATCGAGCTGGCGGCGTGGCCGCGCGACCCGCAGGGCGTGTATTTCGGGGGCAACGACATGTACCTGCGGCCGGCCGACCTGCTCAAGTTCGGCGAGCTTTACCGCAACGGAGGCCGCCACGAAGGCGCGCAGATCGTACCGGAGGAATGGGTCAGGCAGTCGTGGGTGCGGCGGACATCGTCACGCTACAACGGTCACGGCTACGGCCTGGGGTGGTGGATGCGCAGTGCGCGCGGACATGACATCTATTTCGCGTGGGGCTACGGCGGCCAGTATGCCTTCCTCGTGCCATCGCTCGAGCTGACCGTCGTCACGACGTCCGATGCCGTTTCACCGCGTGAGGGTGATCACAACCGCGCGCTGCACCGTCTGGTGACGGACGTGCTGATCCCGGCGGCGGAGCAGGGCGGCGTCGTCGCCGCCCCCGCGGACCCGTCCTGA
- a CDS encoding RagB/SusD family nutrient uptake outer membrane protein, which yields MINTRTIAWVAAAAVLAACDSPLDTNPTASIDAETALSTPRGIELGLNGAYRSLQPGDLYGVNLMVYPDMYADNLDFTGTFQTDREVAQRNINATNGAVLDMWEEMYDGINRTNNILDAIPNVGALSSSEAAQYRGEALFIRSLHYSLLAGYFGDVPIVTEPSRGVGEESLVSRSPVAEVYAMIIADLEEAATLLAPGHVAGRATADAANALLARVYLETGAYAQARDKATLLIESGEYSLPADYATVFRTNNSSESIFELQYSINNSNSQAFWFYTPDLGGRWGYSPTADLYAAFEPGDERLDVTIGIDAGDRYGNKYEKIENGDDNIVVLRLAEMYLIRAEANARLNAAPAVVRADIDEVRNRAGLPDLPTTVDTQQELFDAILQERRVELAFEGLRFFDLRRLGVATTLLQIPATHLLWPIPQAERDVNTALTQNDGY from the coding sequence ATGATAAACACCAGAACCATCGCGTGGGTCGCGGCCGCTGCAGTGCTGGCGGCGTGCGACTCGCCACTGGACACGAACCCGACGGCATCGATCGATGCGGAGACCGCGCTGTCGACGCCGCGCGGCATCGAGCTCGGCCTGAACGGGGCGTACCGCTCTCTCCAGCCGGGCGACCTGTACGGTGTGAACCTGATGGTTTACCCGGACATGTACGCCGACAACCTGGACTTCACGGGCACGTTCCAGACGGACCGTGAGGTCGCGCAGCGTAACATCAATGCCACGAACGGCGCCGTCCTGGATATGTGGGAGGAGATGTACGACGGCATCAACCGGACGAACAACATCCTCGATGCCATTCCCAATGTCGGCGCTCTGAGCTCATCGGAGGCCGCGCAGTACCGCGGCGAGGCGCTGTTCATCCGGTCACTGCACTATTCGCTGCTGGCCGGCTACTTCGGCGACGTGCCGATCGTCACGGAGCCCTCACGCGGCGTCGGCGAGGAGTCGCTCGTGTCGCGCAGTCCGGTGGCGGAAGTGTACGCCATGATCATCGCTGACCTGGAGGAGGCGGCGACACTGCTGGCGCCGGGGCACGTAGCGGGCAGGGCCACGGCGGACGCGGCGAATGCACTGCTGGCGCGTGTGTATCTGGAGACCGGCGCGTATGCGCAGGCCCGGGACAAGGCGACGCTGCTGATCGAGAGCGGCGAGTACTCGCTGCCGGCGGACTACGCGACAGTCTTCCGTACGAACAACAGCTCGGAATCGATTTTCGAGCTGCAGTACAGCATCAACAACAGCAACAGCCAGGCATTCTGGTTCTACACGCCGGACCTCGGCGGCCGGTGGGGTTACTCGCCCACGGCGGACCTGTATGCCGCGTTCGAGCCGGGCGACGAGCGGCTGGATGTCACCATCGGCATCGATGCCGGTGACCGTTACGGCAACAAGTACGAGAAGATCGAGAACGGCGATGACAACATCGTCGTGCTGCGGCTCGCGGAGATGTACCTGATCCGTGCGGAAGCGAATGCACGGCTCAACGCGGCGCCGGCCGTAGTCCGCGCGGACATCGACGAGGTCCGTAACCGCGCCGGTCTGCCTGACCTGCCGACGACGGTGGACACACAGCAGGAGCTGTTCGATGCCATACTGCAGGAGCGTCGTGTGGAGCTTGCGTTCGAGGGGCTGCGGTTCTTCGACCTGCGCCGGCTGGGCGTCGCGACCACGCTGCTTCAGATCCCGGCGACCCACCTGCTCTGGCCGATCCCGCAGGCGGAACGGGACGTGAACACGGCCCTGACCCAGAACGACGGGTACTAG